In a single window of the Lebetimonas sp. JH292 genome:
- a CDS encoding leucine-rich repeat domain-containing protein gives MLQKCQSLSNLRVVNISNNFIKGISSICKSLCNVERLDISSNLIKEIPDEVSYLVSLNVLNAQDF, from the coding sequence GTGCTGCAAAAATGTCAGAGTTTAAGCAATTTAAGGGTAGTTAATATTTCAAATAACTTTATAAAAGGAATTTCTTCAATTTGTAAATCCCTTTGCAATGTGGAAAGACTTGATATCTCTTCAAATTTAATAAAGGAAATTCCGGATGAAGTGTCATATCTTGTTTCTTTAAATGTTTTAAACGCCCAGGATTTCTGA
- a CDS encoding leucine-rich repeat domain-containing protein has translation MFKSGEIKNLCYSSNELTELSEEIINYSKLEELYIDDNNIKDLPENLANLNNLKILYVEGNPLNAHALKVIDILHPKICDIKTKKG, from the coding sequence ATGTTTAAATCAGGTGAAATTAAAAATTTGTGCTACAGCTCAAATGAACTTACCGAATTGTCAGAAGAGATAATTAATTATTCAAAGCTTGAAGAATTGTATATTGATGATAACAATATAAAAGATTTACCCGAAAACCTTGCCAATCTTAACAATTTGAAAATATTGTATGTCGAGGGGAACCCTTTAAACGCCCATGCTTTAAAAGTAATAGATATTTTACATCCAAAAATATGTGATATCAAAACAAAAAAAGGATGA
- a CDS encoding nitrogenase component 1, producing MKKYSPEAIFVYQTCVTALIGDNIDSVCKTKSEKFNIPIVPVHAPGFVGSKNLGSRLAGEDVLEYLIGTKDDIKIIVIILLVICGKLPLCWRAKLNVINCSKSLITLCRKMKEKYDIPWISASFYGKSESFGRF from the coding sequence ATGAAAAAATATTCTCCCGAGGCCATTTTTGTATACCAGACCTGTGTAACCGCTCTTATAGGTGATAATATAGATTCAGTTTGTAAAACAAAAAGTGAAAAATTTAATATTCCAATAGTGCCTGTGCATGCACCGGGTTTTGTCGGAAGTAAAAATCTCGGTTCAAGACTTGCCGGTGAAGATGTGTTGGAATATCTTATAGGCACAAAAGATGATATTAAGATAATAGTTATAATTTTATTGGTGATTTGTGGCAAATTACCCCTGTGTTGGAGGGCAAAACTGAACGTAATAAACTGTTCAAAATCTTTAATAACGCTTTGCAGGAAAATGAAAGAAAAATATGATATTCCCTGGATATCCGCCTCATTTTACGGAAAAAGTGAAAGCTTTGGGAGATTCTGA
- a CDS encoding nitrogenase component 1 yields the protein MGDSELVEKAIEVTKNEEAKIDKKLKPYIEKFRGKNAILNTGGEKAWSIASALKDLGIKVIATSVAKSVESDIKKAKEILGEDIILMKSPASEQIKIVEEYGTDILLGGGRSLYTAFKRRNSFLNLAKDLDNVLDNPI from the coding sequence TTGGGAGATTCTGAACTTGTTGAAAAAGCTATTGAAGTAACAAAAAACGAAGAAGCTAAAATCGATAAAAAGCTAAAACCGTATATTGAAAAATTCAGAGGAAAAAACGCTATTTTAAATACAGGAGGTGAAAAAGCATGGTCTATAGCTTCAGCTCTGAAGGATTTGGGAATTAAAGTTATAGCCACTTCTGTTGCAAAATCTGTTGAAAGTGATATAAAAAAAGCAAAAGAAATTTTGGGAGAAGATATTATTTTAATGAAATCCCCGGCGTCTGAGCAGATAAAAATAGTGGAAGAATATGGCACTGACATTCTTTTAGGCGGGGGAAGAAGTTTGTATACCGCTTTTAAAAGAAGAAATTCCTTTCTAAATTTAGCAAAAGATTTGGACAATGTTTTGGATAATCCTATTTAA
- a CDS encoding nitrogenase component 1: MNTVKKPLQVNPIKHSQPMGAALAFMGVKNCLPLMHGSKGCASFTKVFLTSHYNEPIAMYNTSVIDITAVLEGGYETILKAVENKINKFKLTYLTVT; this comes from the coding sequence ATGAATACAGTAAAAAAACCGCTTCAGGTAAATCCTATAAAACATTCCCAGCCTATGGGTGCTGCTCTGGCATTTATGGGGGTTAAAAACTGCCTTCCTTTAATGCACGGTTCTAAAGGATGTGCTTCATTTACAAAAGTTTTTCTGACAAGTCATTATAATGAACCAATTGCTATGTACAACACTTCCGTAATAGATATTACCGCTGTTCTTGAGGGCGGATATGAAACAATATTAAAAGCTGTGGAAAATAAAATTAATAAATTTAAATTGACATACCTTACTGTTACGTAA